AATATTTTTACTTCACCTAGTCATCGTATTGGCATTTGCATCCTGCAGCCAAAAATCTACTGGAGATTTTGAATACCTAGGATACAGTTTAGAGTCTGACCAGACACCTGATATAAGCACATTCATTACGCAGCAGCCGGAGACCTCTATCGATGTAGAGGATCCTTACATTTCTTTGGGGCATTATGAAAATGAACTCTATGTAAAGATTGTGATCAATGAAGAAAGCTTCGAAGATGGGGAAGCATTGATTTATTTTAACAACCCTATGCTCACAGAGATTGAGGTGTACGACAGCAATGGAGAGGAGCTGGCTAAGCTGGGGAGGATGAATTTCAAGAAAGAGGATTATCACAGCTTTTTCAATACCACCAAGCTGCCGCAATCCGGTGGGAATACTTATTATGTCAAGATCAAAAGCTTTGGCAGCGTCACGGTACCCCTTGCTGTCATAGTGGAGGAAGATTTTCAACTATCCATAGATGAGCGAAACGTCCTATTCGGAATTTACTTTGGAATAGTGATCGCGATGTTTTTCTATAATCTGTTTCTATGGATTTCTACTAAGGACAATCTTTATGGGCTCTACATAACTTACATAATAGTAGTAGGGATGACCCAAGGAATAATAGCTGGATATCTGGATGTTTACCTATGGCCAAATAGTGATTTTTTGAAGCAGAACTCCTATTTTCTCAGTACAGTTTTAGTTAATATGGTGGGGATATATTATTCCCTCAAGTTTCTGAAGATAGCTGATTTTAACAAGAAGCTAAATTCTATCGGCTTGCTGATAGTCGGGATCTATAGCCTAGTGTTTGGAGCCTTTTTATTTGATATCGGGTCTATTAATTCACGGGTTCGGGTGTTACAGGTTTTCCTGGGGATCGTTCCGTTCTTTTTGGCTTTTATTTCAGTTTATAGCTTGAGAAAAGGATACCGACCGGCCAAGTTTTTCCTGATTTCATGGTCTCTTTTGATCCTGAGCATGATCATTTTCTTATTGAACGATACCAATGTGCTGCCCAATAATTTCTTTACCAATTATGTGTTCACTTTTGGTTCAGCCTGTGAAGCCTTGCTGCTTTCTTTTGCGCTAGCAGATAAAATCAACCTCCTGAAAAAGGAAAAAGAACGGGAGCAAATGGAGCTGGTGCGGGTGCTCAATGAAAATGAAAAGCTGGTGCGGGAGCAAAATACCATGCTGGAGCAAAAAGTGAGATTGCGTACCGATGAGCTGGAGCAAGCACTACGTAACCTTCAGAATACTCAAAGTCAACTGGTGAATCAGGAGAAAATGGCTTCTCTGGGACAATTGACCGCCGGAATCGCGCATGAGATCAATAATCCGATCAATTTCGTGAGCTCAAATATCACCCCGCTGAAAAGAGACATCAAAGATATCATGGAAGTGGTAGAATACTACCGGACCACTGCTACGAACGAATTTACACAGCAATCTCAAAAAGAAGCCAAGCGTCTGGAGGATGAAATAGAACTGGACTATGTGCTGGAAGAAGTAGACCAGCTACTGAAAGGGATGGATGAGGGAGCGCGCAGGACGGTCGAAATAGTCAAAGGACTGCGCCTATTCTCCAGAGTGGATGAGCAAGATGTCAAAAAGGTGGATCTGCATGACGGAATCAATAGTACGCTGATACTATTGAACAGCTCCATGCCGAGTAAGATCAGAATTGTGCGGGATTTCGGTGAACTGCCTATGGTGGAATGTCTCGCCGGTAAAATCAATCAGGTCTTCATGAATATTATCACCAATGCGATTCACGCACTGGCCGACCATATAGACTCAATCAAGGATCCTCTGATAGAAATCAGGACCCGATCCCAGGTGGAATTTGTGTCTATAGAGATTATAGACAATGGCCCGGGAATGCCAGCCCAGGTCAAGCAGCGAATTTTTGAACCTTTTTTCACTACCAAGGCGGTTGGTAAAGGTACTGGTTTGGGGCTTTCGATTGTTTATTCTATTATTGAAAACCACAAAGGTACTCTGGAGGTAAATTCGGAAGAAGGCCAGGGGACTACTTTTAAAATCACACTTCCGGTTTACCAAAGTACACAGCGCAATGAATGACAAAATCCATGTTCTTTATATAGATGATGAGGATAACAACCTCAAATCGTTCAGAGCCACCCTTCGGAAGGATTTTAAAATTTACACGGCGATAGATGCGGAAGAAGGTCTGAAAATCGCCCAGGAGGAAGAAATCCACGTGGTCATCGCGGATCAACGCATGCCAGGAATGTCTGGAACAGAGTTTTTTGAGCAGATGATCAAGATCAACCCTGACCCTATCCGGATTTTGCTTACAGGCTATTCCGATATCGCTTCTGTGATCGATGCGATCAATAAGGGCGAAGTATATCGCTTTATAGATAAGCCATGGAATATAGAGCAAATCAAAAATTCCATTAAAAATGCAGCCGATATCTTCTTTATGAAGCGGGAGCTGAAGGATAAAAATACAAAGCTCAAAAAATTGCATTCAGAAATGAATCAATTTGTGTACAGTCTATCGCATGAGCTCCGAGGGCCTTTGATGAGTATCTCGGGAGTTTCTAAGCTTGCCAAACTGGAGCTTAGTGATCCGCTGGCACATGAGTATTTCGATATGATAGATACCGCTACGGACAAGCTGGATGATTTTATTTACAAAATGCTGGACTTCTATAGGTCCACCAAAATCGAAAACAATTTCAGGAAAATTGATTTCGAGGAAATAGTCAAGCAGCAGCTGGAAGCGTATACTGAAAAGTTTGATCTGGAGAATTTCAAAGTTGAAGTTCAAATCAAGCAGGAAGTTGACTTTGTGTCTGATGAATCTAAAATCAGGGTGATCCTAAATAACCTTTTCAGTAATGCAGTGCAGTTTCAGAATCCTGAGATAGCTGAAAAGGAAATCAGGATAGCAGTGGAGGTGCTGGATGAGGAGGCGATTATAGTGCTCAAAGACAATGGAATAGGGATAGAAGAAAGACACAAAGATGATGTCTTTAATCTGTTTACACGCGCGACCCAGAAAAACGTAGGAACCGGGCTGGGATTGTACATGGTAAAAGAAGCAGTGGAGCAGCTTGGAGGAAGTATAGTTCTAGATTCCGTATTTGGTGAGGGGAGTAGCTTTAAAATCACCCTACCCAGCATGAAATAGCAGTTGGTGTCTGGGCATTTAGCATCTTAATCCTATCTTTGCACGGGCTTTGCAGAAAGCTTCACTTTTTATTAACTAATTCAAAACAATATGATTAATCCTTGGCATGATGTCAATATTGGGAAAAACGCTCCCGAGTTCGTTACTGGTGTGATAGAAATCCCAAAGGGTAGTAAAGGTAAATACGAATTGGACAAGAAAACCGGCATGCTCATGCTTGATCGTGTTTTGTTCTCCGCGGTGCATTATCCGGCAAATTATGGATTTATTCCTCAGACCTTCTGTGAAGATCATGATCCGCTGGATATTTTGATCATCTCACAGATTGATATTCCCTCCATGTGCTTGGTAGAAGCAAAAGTAATAGGAGTTATGAGAATGATAGATGGGGGAGAAGCTGATGATAAAATCATCGCAGTAGCTGCAGGTGATCAGTCCGTAAATTACATCAACGATATTGACGACCTTCCTCCGCACTTGATGAAGGAAGTGCACAGGTTCTTTGAAGACTACAAGAAGCTGGAAAACAAGGAAGTGAAAGTAGAAGATTTCCTGGGCAAAGAAGACGCCATGCGCATCATTCAGGAAAGTGTAGATCTCTACGATCAAAACTTCCGAACTAGAAAATAAACTGAAAGCCTGGGATTGATCTCAGGCTTTTTTTGGCTTTTAACCGCGGGGGACACTGAGGGTAACGAAGAGGATACCGTTTTTTGTTCGACGGCTTCACCGTCATTTTAGGAGGAATTTATCGAAATCATCACCATAGGTTCCACCCTTGGCAATTGAAAAGTTGGACTACTTTGTAATCCAAACCACCGCACCGGGGCGAGCCCCCACTTTTATCCCAATTTGTGAAGTCTGGGCCTGAATGTTTTTTACCCGAATGGCCACAGGGGACACAGGGGGTGTACAGTTTTTAGGAAACTGGATTGAACACTGTAACTGATTACTTATTCTCTTTTACCTTCTTCTTCCCTGCTTTTTTGCTCAGGTAGGTCACTAGGTCCTTATACGATTCGTGCTCATGGTTAGAGACCGTAATGGACAAGCGGTCCGAAAAAGCTACGGTAACCTGCCGAAACTCTTTTTTATTGGCCATCACTACTTCCTCTTCCCAGGCTAAAATATCTGCAACAGGGTAGACTTTAGTTGAACGCCGGAGTGGAAGCTTAATCACAATCTGGTCTCTTCCCGCAGTGATAAACCTATACCCGGCCATCATTTTGACCAGAAGCATCAACAGCACTAGGGTGATCAAGGTGCAGGCCACCAGATAAAACCAAAGTCCAAAACTTCCCTTGTAGGCGAAATCCCTTAAAATGAATATCAATCCCGCCAGCAAGATCAAAACTACCAGGCTTAAAGATGTGTATGTAGAAAGTTTAGGCTTGATGACCACCATGGGATTCTTGAATTTGAATGAGTTTTTCTCGTGCAAAAGTCTCCAAATCCTCGAAAAAAGCGAAGAAAATCACCTGAAATTCATCTTCTCTTTCGAGCAGAGTATGATGCGCTTCATCCATTTTTGATTCAAATTTGGTGCGTCTGGACAGTCCGGTCAGGGAAGCTTTTATGCCTGCTATGGTACTATATCGAATCAGCCAGTTGTCCTTGCGCATCCACTCAAACATCCCCAAAAATCGCTCGGGCAACAGTTGCTCATACTTTTGAATGCTACTAAAGGTGTTTGCTACAAACACATCCAATGGCAGATCAGAATAGCTTTCCCAGTTTTTGCCTAGAAAGTAATCGAAATAGATGTCTGTGATCACTGTGGCGTAGCGTCCATACTTTGGCCTGAGGTAGGTTTGGCCAGCCTTCACCAGGGGGTGATTGTCTGTGAATTTGTCTATGGCTCTATGGAGATGGATACCATCTGTAATTCTCTGAGGAAAGGTGTGGATCATTTTCCCTTTCACAAAATCACCTATAAAATTGCCCACGAGCACCTCTTCTTGATCAAAGGAAAGATATGCATGGGCGAGGTAGTTCATGGCAATTGTTTTAGGAAAACCTTGGAGCTTTTGCTTAGTTTCGCCTAAAATACACATTGATGGACAAAGTCACCGAGGAATTAAAAAAAGGTCTGAAACTTTTGAAACTGGAATGGCAGGAAGACCTGGCTCAATACCGGCAGAAATTCCTCCATTCCTCCCTGGCAGATAAGAAAAATGCAGGAATCACCTGGCATCCTGTGCATCTGAAAAAAAGCAAGATAGGTATGGGCGAGCGGCTTTTGGTTGAAATCGAACGCTCAGAGACCAATCATCCTTCTGCTTTTGGTTCTGGCAAGTCGGTTTCATTTTTCACTACCCAGGAAAGTTACCAAAGCGCGGAAACCCGGGTGAATGGGGTCATCAATTTTGTGCGGAATAATACGATGATGGTTACCCTTCAGGCAGATGAAATTCCTGATTGGATGGAAGGAGGTCGGCTAGGTGTGGATCTACTTTTTGATGAAGCAAGCTATCGGGAAATGGAGTTTGCTATGAAAAAAGTGATTTCGACTGAAAATAAACGTGTAGAAGAATTCAAAGAAATTCTCTTGGGTGAAAAAGCACCACAGTTTTCTGAAAAGCAACTTGCCCCAAAAGCCAACCTTAATTTCTCCCAAAACAAAGCCTGCGAACTTATCGCAAATTCCAAGGATGTGGCAGTAGTTCATGGACCTCCTGGTACAGGAAAGACAACCACGCTGATCGAGGCGATTCAGGATGCAGTGATTGCAGGAGAATCAATTTTAGTCTGTGCTCCTAGCAATGCTGCAGTGGATCTCTTGGTGGAAAAGTTAATCGATCGAGGGATTGAAACCTTGCGTTTGGGGCATCCGGCGCGGGTGGAGGAGAAGATTCTGAACCAGACTTTGGATGCCAAAACAGCTTTTCATACGAGTTACAGAGATCTCAAAAAGCTTCGTAAAGAAACCGATCAATACTTGAAACTTGCCAAGCAGTACAAGCGGAATTTTGGTCCGGAGGAACGGGCGCAGCGAAAGCTGATGTATGCAGAAGTTACTCGACTGCGAGAGGCTTCCAAATCGTTAGAGGAATATATACAGTACGATATTTTTCAGCGGACAAAGGTTTTTGCGAGCACGCTTGTGGGCGCTTCGTCTTATAGTTT
This genomic window from Algoriphagus sp. TR-M9 contains:
- a CDS encoding 7TM diverse intracellular signaling domain-containing protein, whose translation is MRIFLLHLVIVLAFASCSQKSTGDFEYLGYSLESDQTPDISTFITQQPETSIDVEDPYISLGHYENELYVKIVINEESFEDGEALIYFNNPMLTEIEVYDSNGEELAKLGRMNFKKEDYHSFFNTTKLPQSGGNTYYVKIKSFGSVTVPLAVIVEEDFQLSIDERNVLFGIYFGIVIAMFFYNLFLWISTKDNLYGLYITYIIVVGMTQGIIAGYLDVYLWPNSDFLKQNSYFLSTVLVNMVGIYYSLKFLKIADFNKKLNSIGLLIVGIYSLVFGAFLFDIGSINSRVRVLQVFLGIVPFFLAFISVYSLRKGYRPAKFFLISWSLLILSMIIFLLNDTNVLPNNFFTNYVFTFGSACEALLLSFALADKINLLKKEKEREQMELVRVLNENEKLVREQNTMLEQKVRLRTDELEQALRNLQNTQSQLVNQEKMASLGQLTAGIAHEINNPINFVSSNITPLKRDIKDIMEVVEYYRTTATNEFTQQSQKEAKRLEDEIELDYVLEEVDQLLKGMDEGARRTVEIVKGLRLFSRVDEQDVKKVDLHDGINSTLILLNSSMPSKIRIVRDFGELPMVECLAGKINQVFMNIITNAIHALADHIDSIKDPLIEIRTRSQVEFVSIEIIDNGPGMPAQVKQRIFEPFFTTKAVGKGTGLGLSIVYSIIENHKGTLEVNSEEGQGTTFKITLPVYQSTQRNE
- a CDS encoding inorganic diphosphatase, which translates into the protein MINPWHDVNIGKNAPEFVTGVIEIPKGSKGKYELDKKTGMLMLDRVLFSAVHYPANYGFIPQTFCEDHDPLDILIISQIDIPSMCLVEAKVIGVMRMIDGGEADDKIIAVAAGDQSVNYINDIDDLPPHLMKEVHRFFEDYKKLENKEVKVEDFLGKEDAMRIIQESVDLYDQNFRTRK
- a CDS encoding acyl carrier protein phosphodiesterase; the protein is MNYLAHAYLSFDQEEVLVGNFIGDFVKGKMIHTFPQRITDGIHLHRAIDKFTDNHPLVKAGQTYLRPKYGRYATVITDIYFDYFLGKNWESYSDLPLDVFVANTFSSIQKYEQLLPERFLGMFEWMRKDNWLIRYSTIAGIKASLTGLSRRTKFESKMDEAHHTLLEREDEFQVIFFAFFEDLETFAREKLIQIQESHGGHQA
- a CDS encoding hybrid sensor histidine kinase/response regulator; the encoded protein is MNDKIHVLYIDDEDNNLKSFRATLRKDFKIYTAIDAEEGLKIAQEEEIHVVIADQRMPGMSGTEFFEQMIKINPDPIRILLTGYSDIASVIDAINKGEVYRFIDKPWNIEQIKNSIKNAADIFFMKRELKDKNTKLKKLHSEMNQFVYSLSHELRGPLMSISGVSKLAKLELSDPLAHEYFDMIDTATDKLDDFIYKMLDFYRSTKIENNFRKIDFEEIVKQQLEAYTEKFDLENFKVEVQIKQEVDFVSDESKIRVILNNLFSNAVQFQNPEIAEKEIRIAVEVLDEEAIIVLKDNGIGIEERHKDDVFNLFTRATQKNVGTGLGLYMVKEAVEQLGGSIVLDSVFGEGSSFKITLPSMK
- a CDS encoding IGHMBP2 family helicase — protein: MDKVTEELKKGLKLLKLEWQEDLAQYRQKFLHSSLADKKNAGITWHPVHLKKSKIGMGERLLVEIERSETNHPSAFGSGKSVSFFTTQESYQSAETRVNGVINFVRNNTMMVTLQADEIPDWMEGGRLGVDLLFDEASYREMEFAMKKVISTENKRVEEFKEILLGEKAPQFSEKQLAPKANLNFSQNKACELIANSKDVAVVHGPPGTGKTTTLIEAIQDAVIAGESILVCAPSNAAVDLLVEKLIDRGIETLRLGHPARVEEKILNQTLDAKTAFHTSYRDLKKLRKETDQYLKLAKQYKRNFGPEERAQRKLMYAEVTRLREASKSLEEYIQYDIFQRTKVFASTLVGASSYSLKGMEFDVVFIDEAAQGLEAATWIPILKAKKVVFAGDHCQLPPTIKSYQAAKDGLAETLFEKVISRKPAATQMLQVQYRMPEVIMGFSNEQFYHGKLIADERAKSHRFPTEEPALEWIDTAGAGYTDQQEAESLSTFNPEEALFAANHLNDLVGKIGLANFLQKDWTIGLIAPYGAQVRRLRALIFDAEVYVSLQAVKEQITIDTVDGFQGQERDLMMLSLTRSNEKGEIGFLSDTRRMNVALTRAKRKLVLIGDSSTLAQNPFFDHLLQYVEKNEGYRSVWEFLTD